ATACGGCAATCGGGATCGTCCATTTGGTTATGAAGATTGGTCCAATTCGTGGACTTACCTCTTTCTATGTACTAGAAGACGACACGACGTTCCATGTACTGCTAGGACGAGGGTGGTTACTCAACCATAAAGTGGTAGCGTCAACGTACCATCAGTGTGTCAAGAGTAACATAGGAGGAAGGCAATTTCGGATACCAGCCACGAGCCACCCCTTTGACCCGGAAGAAGCTTACATGGCAGATGCGGTTTTTTTATGATTTGTCTAAGGAGGCGAATGAAATCCCCGAGGTGAAACTTACCCCGCTACCAAAATGGAGCGAGTAAGAGAAGACGGATCCAACAAAGTCAGTCTTCATCCCGTCCAAGATGACGTTCCCAGAGGAAAAAAAACGAAAACATGAAGACCAACCTAGGTTCCAGCGTTTCTCAAGACCAGGTGGGAAGCACTGTACCGCTTATAGCAATTAACCGAGGGAGCGTCTACGAGTACGCAAAACTTTGAAACATCCGACGTAGAGGCCCCCTCAGACGATCAAAACCTAAACGAGCTACCATATAATaaaattgatgatgaagaattacAGGAACTATTTAATGCGAGTACATAGTCTATAAAAAAACGGGCTCCTAAAGACCTCACCATGGATGACGTAGAAGAGGTTAACATCGGAACAAAAAATGATAAGCGACCGATCATGATTAGTAAAAGTTTGGACGCGAAAGAAAGGGAAGCTCTGATCACCTTTCTCAGAGAATACAGAGATGTTTTCGTTTACGATTATGATGAAATGCCGGGTCTAGACAGCAGCCTCGTAGCTCATAACCTTGGAGTGTCTCCTGAATTCCAACCGATAAAACAAAGAAGTAGAGAATTCCCGAGGTCGACCGCTCTCTCAATAAAGGAAGAAGTGGAACGTTTGTTGAAAGCCAAATTCATCAAACCTATCCAGCACCCGACCTGGTTAGCCAATATTGTCCCAGTGGTGAAGAAGAATGGAAAGATCCGATGTTGTGTAGACTATAGGTATCTCAATCGGGCATGTACCAAAGATGATTTCCCACTACCCAACATTGATTTAACGCTGGACACGACTGGATGCAAGACAcgcttctctttcatggatgggtttAATGGATATAACCAAGTAAAGATGGCCAAGGAAGATGCAAAGAAGACTGCTTTCCAAACTCCATATGGGAATTTCTACTATGTTGCGATGCCCTTTGGGCTAAAGAACGCCGGTGCCACGTACCGGCGTGCCATGATATCCATATTCCACGATCTACTGCATCATACGGTAGAggtatatgtagatgacatcgtGGTTAAGACTTCAGAGACTCAGAGCCATGAATCTCACCTAAACACGGTCTTCGAAATATGTTGGAAGTACCAACTCAAGATGAACCCGCTCAAGTGCGCCTTTGGAGTTACATATGGAAAGTTCTTGGGATTTGTTGTAACCAATGAAGGGATTCAAGTGGATCCAAGTAAGGTCGAGGTGATTATGACTATGGTACCACCAACTGATACCAAAGAGCTCCAGGCATTTATAGGATGTATATCTTATATACGGCGCTTCGTGCCTGGTTTGGCTCAGATAATGTCGGCATTCTTTCCTCTACTAAGGAAAGGGACTATCTTCAAATGGGAAGAGACTCAACAAGTCGCatttgaaaaattaaagaaatgCCTCGTTAGCCCACAAGTTCTCAAACCACCAATGAAAGGTGTGCCTCTTTACTTATACACGACGTTCACGAGCTCAGCCACAGGGGCAGTCCTGGCACAAGATATGGGAGGAAACGAATTATCACCCATCTTCTACGTGAGTCGGGTTTTAAGAGACGTGGAACTGGGATACCCACGAGTAGAAAAAGCGTGCCTATCCCTCATCTACGCAACACAGAAACTAAGGTCGTATCTTCTGACACATAAGACGATCATGGTAGCCGTGGCAAACCTCATAGCGTATCTCGCCTCTAAGCCTGTCCTGACTGGGAGAATGGCCCTATGGCTGTTACAATTATCAGAGTTCGACCTCGATTATCAGCGACCTAAAGGAGTGCGAGGACAAGAGATCGATGATATAATGGCCATGTTCCCTGGGGAAGGAGATGACGAAATTTATGACCGGGTGCCGGGAGAGGTAGCTGCCGCCGATTTCAACAAGCCTTGGACCATGTTTTTCGACGGGTCGTCATATGATACCGTTGAAGGAGCGGGAGTAGTGTTCGAAGCACCGCAAGGAGAATTGTTATcatattcgttcaagttggatttccctTGCACTAATAATGTCGCCGAATATGAAGCTTTGATCCTGGGGCTCAGGATGGAAAAGGAGCTTGGTCTAGGAAGCGTCGAGATAAAGGGAGACTCGATGTTGGTGACCAATCAAGTCAACGGGGACTTCCACGTCAAAGAACCACACTTAGCCCCATATCGAGCGGAGGCTCAAAACCTGATAAGTCAAACAGGGTCAAACCTAGATCATAGAGGTAGAGGCAAGAACAAACACGCAGATGCCCTGGCAAATTTAGCTAGAAAGATACAGCTAAACGATAAGGAAGAGGGTACAGTAACAGTCAGAAGGAAGGAGTTTCCCAACACCTGGAAAAAAAGACATGGcctttgaagaagcaaacgattggAGGCGGACTTACATTGAGGACTTGACCAAAACAGAGGAGGATCGTGTAATACCTACCCAAACTCTGAAACAATTTGTTTTGATCCAAGGAGCGCTTTACTATCGAGTGGCAGGGGGGATCTCTTGCCAGATGTGTGGGTAAGAGAGAAGCGTAAAAGATACTCCAGGAGCTATATGCGACAACATGTGGGCAAACCGCAGCGGTTCACCTCTACAGAAAGCTTCAGAGAAGAGAGGTATACTGGCCCAGCATGTCGGCACAAGCAGCGTCCCTCCAAGATAGTTGCGCTGATTGCCAAGCCCCACTACTAGACGCAGAGGTCTGCACAGTCGACGGGGTGGGTTGGAGACAACCATACATCGACTTCAtccaaaatggaaaattacccaGCGACAGGCAAACGTCtctaaaaattcaaaagaaagcgACGCGTTTCTTCATGCATGAGGGGATCCTCTACCGCAGAAGCTACAATAACGCGGTACTAAGGCGCTTATCAGACGAGGAGGTTGCTGAAGTAATTACTCGGTCACACAATACAGAACACCAAGGGATGCGGAATTTGTTCCTGCAGCTCTATGAAGGCGGGTTTTACTGGGCCACCATGGAAAGTGATACCGCGGAACACGTCAGAAAATGCCTCAACTGCCAAACACATTGGGACCTAATCAGAACACCCACACCCTTCTGCATAGCGTGGTAACGCCATGGCCATTCCACAGTTGGGCTTTAGACATCATAGGGCATATCAACCCGATATCCTCGAAACGCCATAAGTACATAATAACCGCCATCGAGGATACCACGAAATGGGTCGAAGTGATACCTCTCAAAGACTATGTCGGGGCGACCATCGCAACATTCATCAAAGAGTGCATCATCTGCATATTTGGAGCACCCATGATTATCAGGGAAGATAATGCAAAATCGTTCGTAAACAAAGATATGATGGATTTGCTGCAGCAATATAATGTGAGGCTTCACACGTCGACCCCCTACTATCCTCAAGGGAATGGGCAAGCCGAGCCGAGCAATAAGACACTAATCCGGGTCTTGAGAAGGATAGTGGAAGACCATCCCAGAGAGTGTCATGAGCAGCTCCCGCTCGCGGTATGGGCATACAGAATCTCGAAACGAAGTTCCACGGGGGTGTCACCGTATTCTCTGGTCTATGGGGAGGACGCGATATTAACGACAGAGATTGCAATTCCATCCGCGAGGGTATCAATGGCTAGTCATACGACTCCGGATGAAGTAAGTCGCTTTTCCCATTTAGACACaatagaagagaggagagcccggGCAGAACGGTTTGCTGAGGCATATAGGAAGCGAACAACATACTATTATAATCAGAATGTAAAGGAAAGGATATTCGAGGTAGAAGATTTGGTCCTTAAGATTGCTCCTCATGTGCAATGTAATGCTAGCGCAGGGAAATTCGCTgcaaactgggaaggacctttcagaGTAAGAAAGGTAGCAGAGAGCGGGTATTACAAGCTCAGACGCATGAACGGCACGAAGATCAAGTCACCGATCAATGGTAAATGGCTAAAGAAGTTTTATGCATGAACAAATCAATGTAAAACCATCATTTCGAATAAAACCCAACTTTTGGTATACGATTCGTAACATTTACCAAGAtcgcgggaatgccaatggcgcccgaaaCGACTAGCAAAAGGCTGCAGGAGTGTTAATGACGCCCGATCAGCTgaaaaatttactaaaggtttcAGGAGTGCCAATGGCgcttgatcgactgacaaaaggttgcgggaacgctaatggcgcccgatcgactgacaaaagactGCGGGAGTGCCACtggcgcccgatcggctgacaaatttactaaaggttgcacgAATGCTAAtagcgcctgatcgactgacaaaaggttgcgggaattccaatggcgcccgatcgactgacaaaaggccgTGGGAGTGCCAATGACGCCccatcggctgacaaatttactaaaggttgcaggaatgccaatgacgcctgatcgactgacaaaaggctgcgggaatGCTAATGGCACCCGATCAGCTGACAAAAGATTACATGAATTCCAATGGCTCCTAACCAATTTAACACACATCCCTCCCTCCCAACCCCCTGACTGAACAAATGAAGGGAGGAGTAGGCGATTTTATcatacatcccgccctcccaatccctgttgagaaaaataaaggggggagtaggcgtgtttaaCATATATCTCGCCCTCCCAAATCTTGTTGAGAAAAATGAGGGAGgaataggcgcgtttaacatacatctcgTCCTCCAAATCCCTGTTGAGAAAAATGAAAGggggtaggcgcgtttaacatacatctcgCCCTCCAAATCCCTGTTGAGAAAATGAAGGGGGGAgtggcgcgtttaacatacatctcgCCCTCCCAATCACGGTTGAGAAAAATAAAGGGGGGAGTAgacgcgtttaacatacatctcgCCCTCCCAATCCCTGTTGAGAAAAATGAAGGGGGAGTATGCGCGTTTACCATACATCTCGCCCTCTCAAACCCTGTTGAGCAAAatgaaggggggagtaggcgcgtttaacacatATCTTGctaacaaaaacacaaaaaaaaagaggggGGTGGAATAGGAATAAGCATATCCTTAATTAAACCTACATTACATAGAATGAACACccgagtacaaaaaaaaaaaatctatctaaCCAACAACAAGTCGTCTGTCACTCATTCATCATCTGATAGTAACGCGCGACAGTGAGCAATGTCTGTATCTATGGACTGCACCATTAATAGCGCTTCCTCACGCTGATCAATAGCAGTAGCCAACGCATAATCGGCTTCATTAGCCGATTCAGCGAGCCCCTTTATCTCGCTAGGAACCTTTGATTTACGAGCAACGGCCAGCATTTCCTCTGAATCATGATAAATCGTGTGCATCTTGTCCACGTGCGCTACTCGAGAAGCCAATAACATATCTATCTCCCCTCTCAGAAGGAGAAAACGCCTCAATTCACCAGGAATATCAAAGGAGCGAACAAGCGCGGAAACCGCTGCAAGGGTTAAAGTATACCCGTGCAAGTGAGGAGACGCCTTCTCAGAGATAGACAAACGACTGTCAGCTATGGATTGATCTATACTTTCCATCATAACAATGGACTCTTCAAAGAGCTGATCTGCAGCTTGACGGATTTTAGCCGTCTCTTATAGTGTGCGTCTGAGTTGGACATACACGCGCCCCTTCGCCCGAACCCTTTCAGCCatctggaatgtttcgtattgatcaaaaaATTGGGCTCGTTTGGCATCCCTGTCAATCTCCTCCGCTTTGAGCGCTTCAATCTCCGCTTTTACTAACAAAAGCCTTGCGAGATCCTCCTCCTTATATCGAAGGTCAACCAGCGAGGGTATCGGCGCCAGCGAAAGTACGTAACCATGAAGAACATATGCCATTTAGAACAAAAGAAATAAGCAGACAAGTTGGAGCTCAAAGAAGCTAAAATTGCATATTTATAGAGAATCAGGAAAGCATGAACGATTACAACGACCGCAAAACCACGGCTGACACGTGGACAGCATCGAAAGGGGGTCGTACTTCGagaattattaaaaaaataaatatatatatataataataaatatatactaaaaaaaaattagtCTACCAATAAATAACGGCAGTAAGCAATGTCTACGTCCAAAGACTCCACCATCAGGCGACTATCGCTGACTTGTACGTTAGCCAAGCGAAAATCTTGATCAGTCTCGTGAACTCGTTTAGTAATAGCCTGAATGATCTTTTCCTCGGCTCCAGCCCCTTGGGAAAGTGAAAGGGTGTCCTCGTGTTCATCATATTCTCTACGCGTTTTGTCTCGGTGGAACGAACGAAGAGTCCACAACATTCCCGCTTCCTCCCTTAGAACAAGCAGACGCACTAGTTCGTCCTCAATATAAGGATGAGGTACAAGTGAAGTGGTCGTTGTTAAGACCAGGGTGTGACAAAGGAGTGGCGGCATCACTAGGTTGGATATCCAGAGGCGACAATCTGAAATAGCCCGGTCTATTGTAGCCACCATCGCCAAGGAATCTACATACAGCTGATTAGCCGCTCCATGTGACGTAGCGCCATCATTCAGAAAGCGTTGAGTCTCCGACGATGCCCGACCCGCTGGCTCCGTGTCTAACTCGGTTTGATAAGCTTCAGAAACCTCCCTAAACTTAGTATTCGCGTCATGCCTGTTAGCAATTATCCGCTCCCGTAACGCTTCGACTTCAGCcaaggttcgaaaaacgggtcacgacccaggtcacaggtactaggcgtgaccgttataacgtgttttgacgggtgtgagcacgttttgggtcaaaaacgcgttatataggaataaaacgcgtttttttgacgtttttttaaaataacgggtgtgataacggttaaataagaaaaataaataatttgtgatctgaatttcctatgtaacggtaattacagctgtgaaaacggttacaacgggtctaaataacgttgttactacgttttttcatttttttttggtttaatttatttatttgattttttatttatttgtttatgggtttttaacatacaaatttatggatatctagtaaaattcacaaccctaagtctatcacttataacaatgcattgtagttatcgtctaccgacaatatttataacgcatactatcactatccacttgatatgttcaagttgtcactcgaatagttcaatgcattccccaatatttcaataatgcatattcggattcaaaagcagtcaaaactttgttgtcaaataatactcctaggctcttagctacttgctacaagactaaccaacaaggaatgcaacatgaagagagtcagagactagctagagaaaaagagagtgagagagggaagtcagggagtcgatttatctttttcttttgcatttggaggtgtgtacagtatatgctacatgtggtctgtactttagagttcagactcaaaagttaaagaaataaaacaaaaacaaaaaaaataaaaagagtagttggtttcatgatcaaagacatagctagcctgtgcttatatacgcatgcaacgagattccaaatgtttcaagaatatttcgatttgctagctattatgtcttcttgcccaaaggaatgctttaaaaggacaagaagagaattgaaatgaaatcaatacctctggttctctgcttcttgctcaaaggaatgctttacattttgaatttctcaaataaaagtttaagaggtaatattaattattttttgtagatttttcattcaattagagatataatttattaatacgttattaatttatttattatcgtttttttctttcatgatgttagagtagtgaatatagatgtttgagaaatatcgatgtttttttctttcatgatgtttgagaaatatttaagaaatgttaagtgaagaaatgtttcattctattaacgtatatttacttaataaatgtttcatttttatctaagaaatgttttaagaaatatagattttttgttcattttattatcatttatttaagaaatgttttaataaatgttaatattcataattaaatagtccatcaacttgaatcagttggcacgtaaaaaatcattgtttctttataaaaaaaatggcatgatgaattgatatatgtcacttattgctatgtgaaatttcctacttacagaatataatggaaggatcaacatctgcaaaacgagatgtttttcatgcatattgtactgtaatgagtgatggtaaaaagttgaagtgtaattttcgtgaaaaagaagtgtctgcgggaatttcgcgtttcaaaatgcatttggcacaacaaagaggtacaattactccctgcatgcatgtgccacctga
The nucleotide sequence above comes from Papaver somniferum cultivar HN1 chromosome 8, ASM357369v1, whole genome shotgun sequence. Encoded proteins:
- the LOC113305601 gene encoding protein NYNRIN-like; the protein is MSAQAASLQDSCADCQAPLLDAEVCTVDGVGWRQPYIDFIQNGKLPSDRQTSLKIQKKATRFFMHEGILYRRSYNNAVLRRLSDEEVAEVITRSHNTEHQGMRNLFLQLYEGGWALDIIGHINPISSKRHKYIITAIEDTTKWVEVIPLKDYVGATIATFIKECIICIFGAPMIIREDNAKSFVNKDMMDLLQQYNVRLHTSTPYYPQGNGQAEPSNKTLIRVLRRIVEDHPRECHEQLPLAVWAYRISKRSSTGVSPYSLVYGEDAILTTEIAIPSARVSMASHTTPDEVSRFSHLDTIEERRARAERFAEAYRKRTTYYYNQNVKERIFEVEDLVLKIAPHVQCNASAGKFAANWEGPFRVRKVAESGYYKLRRMNGTKIKSPINGKWLKKFYA